The following coding sequences are from one Sphingomonadaceae bacterium OTU29LAMAA1 window:
- a CDS encoding galactose mutarotase: MTLAAAQADAATAKREAAGALPDGTAVEAITLIAKGGVEARILTYGATLQALRGPDRNGKVADVVLGYDDARDYASHPNYFGVTVGRYANRIGGGRFTLDGKTYQLPLNDKVNSLHGGTKGFDKQPWRVVSVKDGSVTLALTSADGDQGYPGKLDVTVTYAMSDDGALTITFGASTDKPTVVNMTNHAIFNLAGEGSPRDAMGHRLTIPARAITPVDANLIPTGELRPVADTVFDFQSGRVVGDGLRDGRDPQIVMGHGYDHNFALDKGLSTAPGLAARLEDPVSGRVLEVSTTEPGVQLYTGNFLDGTFIGKSKHVYRMGDGIALEPQKFPDSPNKPAFASARVDPGKPYRHVMIYKLSVAK; encoded by the coding sequence ATGACGTTGGCTGCCGCGCAGGCCGATGCGGCCACCGCGAAGCGCGAGGCTGCAGGGGCGCTGCCCGACGGTACCGCCGTGGAGGCGATCACGCTGATCGCGAAGGGTGGTGTCGAGGCGCGCATCCTGACCTATGGCGCGACGTTGCAGGCACTGCGTGGCCCGGATCGCAACGGCAAGGTCGCCGACGTGGTGCTCGGCTATGACGATGCCAGGGATTATGCCTCACATCCCAATTACTTCGGCGTCACCGTCGGTCGTTACGCCAATCGCATCGGCGGGGGCCGGTTCACGCTCGACGGCAAGACGTATCAGCTGCCGCTGAACGACAAGGTCAATTCGCTGCATGGCGGCACCAAAGGGTTCGACAAGCAGCCGTGGCGGGTCGTGTCGGTGAAGGACGGCAGCGTCACGCTGGCGCTGACCAGCGCGGACGGCGATCAGGGCTATCCCGGCAAGCTCGACGTGACGGTCACCTATGCGATGAGCGACGACGGTGCGCTGACCATCACCTTCGGTGCCAGCACCGACAAGCCGACCGTGGTAAACATGACCAACCACGCGATCTTCAATCTCGCCGGCGAAGGATCGCCGAGGGACGCGATGGGGCATCGGCTGACGATTCCCGCCAGGGCGATCACGCCGGTCGACGCCAATCTGATCCCGACCGGCGAGCTGCGCCCCGTCGCGGACACGGTGTTCGATTTCCAGAGCGGGCGTGTGGTCGGCGACGGCCTGCGCGACGGTCGCGATCCCCAGATCGTGATGGGCCACGGCTACGATCACAATTTCGCGCTCGACAAGGGACTGTCCACGGCGCCGGGCCTTGCCGCGCGACTGGAGGACCCTGTATCAGGCCGTGTGCTGGAGGTGTCGACGACCGAGCCGGGCGTGCAATTGTATACCGGCAATTTCCTCGACGGGACGTTCATCGGCAAATCGAAACACGTCTACAGGATGGGCGACGGCATTGCGCTGGAGCCGCAGAAATTCCCGGACTCTCCCAACAAGCCCGCCTTTGCGTCCGCCCGGGTCGATCCCGGCAAGCCGTATAGGCACGTGATGATCTACAAGCTATCGGTGGCCAAATAA